ATGAGAGATAAAAGACAAGAGTGAGATAAAAGGCAATAGTGTTCATTAGTAAGATTGAAGAAGAAGATGATAAAACACAGGAGGAAAAAAAAGATAAAGAAGatgataataattatatataaaaagaatatatataaaaatataaaaatccaaaaatatCCTTTGCTCCGTTAGAGTCGTTAGGCTACATTTGACGGGAGACGCGTTTTTCAATGGCAGTAAGAAAATTCGGCCACCCTTTTGTGAATTTAAAAAATGAGTGCATATATTAGCCGCATCTTATAATTTACTATTTTAAAGAGGGCGGGTAGCCGTTGGAGTTGGTTAAAGTTAATAACAGGAAGCAGTGGTTTAAAGTTAATAACTGGAAGGCGGAAGCCGAGGCTTAATATGGagcattttatcaaacacaaCAAGTGCATCATCGAAACCTGTCTTGGGTTTTTGAAGCAATTATTGCTCAAGTCGTACATGAGTTAGGATTAGAGAAATAAGGAAATTACGAGTTACAGATAAGAAGTTTAGGTCAGTGGAGAAgtaagaaattaaataaaaatgaaatGATGTAATTACAACAATTAGGATTATTTAGGACAACTGAAGTAGCCCCTGTATACTACAACTAACCAGGCTACGCGGTTAACTAATTTTTcattaaaattatgaaaaatatttaGCATAATCATTTCCTAAAAAATCTGTATATCCAAAATTTAGGcattacttgacttatttttaatGTAGTGATATTTGTGAGAATATGCATAATTTTGGATTTTTAGATAAACTAGATTAAATATCGTGCGATACATATGTTCtcattaatatttaaatatttttttaagtttatttatttaattttacaatacttttaatatatttatatgagtatataataactttaaatttataataaaaataataaaataattagtAAGGAATTGTGGTGTGGTCATAATTTAGCGGGATTAGTTGGGTCGCAGTTTACCACGAGACTATGTCTAATATATTAGCAATTTATTAGTTTATTAGTGtctattattatatatttttattattaaataatcaaaataaGTCAATAACCGTTGAATGAAATTATAccacattctgattattataatTAGTATAAATAGGCAAACAAGTAGCATTTGTGGGTTGAAAGTGTTTAAAAAAATTTATCATCAAAGTATCAAATGATTTTACCctaaaaaaattatgtttttaaatGCGATACAATATCTTTTACAAATGATTTGTACAAATATTTTTAGAGACACGACATTTATTGGTACCAGTACCAAAAATTCAAATATGAAAATAAGACAATAAAATTTTTGACGTAGGATGTCATCATATAAATAGCATGTTTAAGTACTCGTCAATTATATTATCCCTGATGTTTACAACCAATCAAGGTTCACTTAAAATGTTGATCATTCTCCTTCAGAATACTATTGAGTTAGTTGGAACATAACAGATTACACATACTAATACACACACATTACATCTTGACACTCTCTTTTCCTCTAAAGATATGTAAAAATACTATTGAGTATTCATCTGGTAGAATAGATAGAAATCTGTACATTATACATTGAGACTTGATATATTTCATAAGCAATTTGTAGATTCGAATAATTTGAAGTTCGAGCTCGGCTCGGTTAAAAATTAGAAaagttcgagctcgagctcggctcgattAATTTCGAGCCGAATTCGAATTTTTTATCAGCCGAGCTCGAGTAGCTCACGAACAGTTTGTCTTGTTTACACCCCTAGTTAAGACTAAGCTTTGTTTCATTGATGGAACGCTACCTACACCTGGATCCACTGATCCTGATTACAAGTTTTGGTGCCGTTGTAATAGTATGATAATCGGTTGGATAATCTCAGCTTTGGAGCCTCAGATTGCATCTAACATTCTGTTTATGGACATTACACGCGAAATTTAGATTGATTTAGAAGAACGCTTTGGACAAGTGATGTAACTAATATAGAAAGTCAGCATAGCAAGTCAACACAATAGAGCTGCAATATTCTAGAAGGAATGTTAGTTAGATGAGCTGGCAATTAGTTTGTTACAATTCTCTTCTTATCCATTCTGTATAAATAGAATGAACAGGCTTAGCTTACAAGCTAAGTAAATGTAATAtactcttcttcttcttcaatacAGAAATGTTGTTTGCTTCATAAGCTTGGTTAAGTTCTCCATTAATGGAGCtgtcatggtatcagagccatagaTACCAATAGTATATACTATTCCACTGCTACATACATCTACATACACATTCAttatctttctctatttcaaTAGATCTGTTTTACTACTCTAATTCATAATCTCCGAAGCTCATAACTGTCATCAATGGCGGCGTCTCCTTCATATCTAAATGCTGCAACTGGAAACGCATCTTCACTGGTTACTTCTCTCACTTTTGATACAAATCATCCGTATTTCTTGCATCCATCTGATCATCCAGGTTTAATTCTCGTTACTGTCACTTTAATTGAGCAAAACTATAATCAGTGGTTTAGATCTATGAAGATTGCGCTTTCATCTAAGCTAAAGCTAGGTTTTGTTGATGGCACATATACTAAACCTGCAACTACTGCTACTAATGCCAGTCTGATTTTACATTGGTCTCTTTGCAATGATATTGTTATTTCATGGATTCTGAACACTGTTTCACCTGAAATTCGTCAAAGTGTTATGTATATGAATAATGCTAAAGACATCTGGGATGATTTTGCAATTCGATTTGCTCAGACAAATGTTCCTAAGCTGTTTAATTTGAGAAATGAACTGGCTTATTTGAGTCAAGGAAATTTGTCAATTTCTGCATATTTCACCAAATTTAGGTCTCTTCATGATGAATTAGATGCTATCTCAACTGTGCCACGTTGTGATTGTGGAAAGTGCTCCTGTAATGTGAATGCTAAATTGGACAATTTTAGTAAAAGTGCAAAGTTGTCACAGTTTCTTATGGGACTTGGTGAGCAATATACAGCTATAAGAGGCCATCTCCTATTAATGACACTAATTCCATCTCTTAGTGCTGCTTACAGTCTATTGATGCAGGAAGAAAATCAGAGGGAATTGGGGATTAATACTAATGTCACTGAGTCTGTGGCTTTTTCTGTTAAGGCTTATGATAAGTCTTATGATAATCAAAGAGGAGGTCTCAAATCTGGAAGACAGAGTACTGTCAAGAAATATGAGAATACAGAAATATGTGATTTCTGTCAAATGTCTAGTCATTCAAGAGACAAATGCTTTGTGTACATGGTTATCCCCCATGGCACAGACTTCATGGTAAACctaaacctaagcctaagcaTCAAGTCAAAGCTGCACATGCCTATAATGTCAATACTACTCCTTCGGAATCAgtaactgtaataaccccaatttttgggaatttttgaaacccttatgaatagtgtttttgctgaacgagaaaacttttcatgccacgctatgtaggggttctgttattgatcttatgggatattattagtactctatgtggtatataagtgtatgtaaagatcgtcagaatccaattccgaacactttggtttttcccggaaatccataagatacggagagaattgagtataaggtaacagaataaaaaggatttaaattaaaggattataatagaggatcataaaaaggaatataatgtattgagaaaggttaagggaacctaagtaataagatcccgggtatgatccttcaaacgataaacgagaacgaaagttaagcgaaccgtacaacagatcagcggtcattaggcaaacgattaggaagttaatcaaagggattaatgggagtgatgtcatccaaccaatagaaaggagacaaggaagggaggatgacatcataagggtgacataagcatgacatggaaggaaggaggtgtggttgatttaggaccacacaaattcaagggcaaggtggtaatttgctaaatcaaaaacaaaaccaagccaaccaactagcaaatcatttcatcaaaaatcaaaaaaatcagcaaaggcattgttcttcatattagctctcggctttttgcctttttcaaagaaaaaaatttccaaaatcaagatccaagcatccttaattggtaagaaaattccctaaccatctttatgcttagttatggctatatcatgagtttaagccattaattctttctctaacttcttcatttaatcaatgaagaagacaatgaatagtgttttcaagtttttaacttgaacttttcttgtttttcttgaagatccaagcttccctaaggcttctccaagcttattaaggcttcctagctcaacccaccactccaaggaaggtataccatttcaaaccctaggttcatatatattataagtgattttgatgagtaggatgttatggtatcttattgttatgattagagtttgaggtttggtatggtagtgaaatgagatggtaattttgtggttttgatttaaagaaacttaagtatgattaaagttaggtttaagcatatgtatgaatgattaaaattgaattggttgggattgttatgatgtgataaggatgggtgtttgttgtgtgttggatttgaggatggtttgtgttgattgtggatagtttaaaaaatgggaaatcgcgtaaacatagccgtcgtaacgtccgattttctttggactgtttttgtgcatagcattaggacccgagaacccccttctaaattgtgaccactgccatgtttagatagctcatgttacgagcttcgttttgatatgtagttcgttcgattccgatttacggtttaggagaaacgaccgtttcaagtaacggcgtttcacgaacgaaactttttccctcgccttactttgaaatgtaggttaaagaccaaaaagggttaattaatgcatgaaacatttatggtaagtgttttaggcagttggtaagtcactcgcgaaggaatcgctttaaaactcgtaaaggttaaattattaaaaatggtggagccgagggtacccgagtgacttaagcgaatcagtgagcgcaaaacaagcgttagagtctaagttagttaaagtatagaattacaagtgattttggtttaattccaacttacttgttgtttataggttaccagactcgtcccgagccattcgtaacccccagtcgctcaggcaagtattctacccgttatactgttgttgtgatgtaaatatatgtatatacattatcttgtgatattgcatgattgctatttagcaaatgttgcgatatattgtagcatgtgatatggtatatatgcatgcatgttttatattcttgagatatatatctgttggtttattcgataatacctatgctagaggatagttgtatcttgcatatacccttagtatagggactcaaaggtgaaaatattttctaaaaccgggagtcgaggatcccgagtagattttatatatatggatttggatatttatttatatatatatttatatatatatatggttatagttttccaaactattaatcgaataagatttattcgataactttaaactctattttatacttgaatattatttcgaatattattcgagggcttatgactcttttatttatttatctgaatattatttgaatattcattcgaggacttatgactcctttatattattatgaatattatttaaatattcatttgaggatctataactccgattatgtactgaattatattctttattttattaaagaataaggtgttaataatcaaacttattttcgattattcaactaaagataatactttcatataagtatatctttggttatttaatgtttatttcaagtataagctttaatacttctacttcaagtatttttataaagattattctttatgggaatattatttaaataataatattcagtcattttctaaaatattctggggactgatttacttcattaaatcagccttactccaaacactctttaaagtgttttcgagtcttcaaaatgatttttaaaagtcagagcggatcccaaaaaactcattttatatttaagatcttccttttaaggggatttaaatactcgctcaaaacctggggaatccggctctgtggtgtattttatattcgcaacaaggttgcagatttggtaaatgaattgattacttgcccaacgttcgggaagtaagcccctctcattgagtcggcataagcgacaggccggggtacggtctattattgtgtaagtggctcagtgggagtccatcaaatgcataagtggctgagtggcagtccagcataggtcttaattatgaccagggtgatgaccagtggggaattcgtccatctactagtagaaaaggttacttattggtatttttgcctgatcagcaagatatcgggtttatgccaaaattcttttcctttccaaaattcattggatgtttcgaactctgttcatacttcacataacagaggttccaggaaatgttttcgggatatatatgtatgtggatatatatatatatcgggactaaataaagtatctcataactttttcattcaataatatttcaaagattgaatctattcaagtcttatcttgtggtctcatcagtgggatgaacttttgaaattgattataacttgaacggtggtagttcaagtagtattgggaatgatataagtgtagtgaagtatttggtaacttcatcttttaaacttatatctaattaataattgtcttatgaatgacaaagattttcagaaaaacgttgagacaaggttagatatatgagatcaccttgcaacgatatttttttatatacagttatacactgggactttgtgtatattatgcatggaagaggacttccaatattttgaaaagtatatatgtatatatactgaatattttgcgacttcatcgcattaagatatcaaacttggttcatttcttttgaccaagactttcatgagtattatgagtaggctcatatattgtaaatcattatacatattattttggtgggcttgctgctcacccttgctttatttcttcatcacacaacaacagttaggaaagatggccagactccagcagacccagcgcaagcgcgtgggaagcgtcccgcgtcttcccgttgatgttgtagctgctatagctgcagaggtagatctattgtagatcagaccatctacttttgagaatcaattatgtataattataactttgtggcagataatggcaattaactgtaaatttatcaagtaatcatttcgggttgtaataacttttaaattgtggattcaaagacttgtacttatttaaatttcatctctgagactataacgggttgtggtgtgtgttagcgtggggtcacagcataaggttatttattattaattaagtgaagtgatattgtggaaagaaagaccgtgacgacccggatccccgaccccggatctgggggtgttacagaaatggtatcagagctaagcgttataaacctcagagatgatg
The nucleotide sequence above comes from Apium graveolens cultivar Ventura unplaced genomic scaffold, ASM990537v1 ctg6306, whole genome shotgun sequence. Encoded proteins:
- the LOC141703173 gene encoding uncharacterized protein LOC141703173, with the translated sequence MAASPSYLNAATGNASSLVTSLTFDTNHPYFLHPSDHPGLILVTVTLIEQNYNQWFRSMKIALSSKLKLGFVDGTYTKPATTATNASLILHWSLCNDIVISWILNTVSPEIRQSVMYMNNAKDIWDDFAIRFAQTNVPKLFNLRNELAYLSQGNLSISAYFTKFRSLHDELDAISTVPRCDCGKCSCNVNAKLDNFSKSAKLSQFLMGLGEQYTAIRGHLLLMTLIPSLSAAYSLLMQEENQRELGINTNVTESVAFSVKAYDKSYDNQRGGLKSGRQSTVKKYENTEICDFCQMSSHSRDKCFVYMVIPHGTDFMVNLNLSLSIKSKLHMPIMSILLLRNQ